GCTTCTGTGCCCAGGGATAATCCGGCTTGCCGCTGGGGGCGCGACGGATCTGCTCGACCAGATGCAGCTCGCGCGGGATCTTGAACCCCGCGATGTGCGTGCGGCAGTGCGCCGCGAGCTCGGCCAGCGTTGGCTGCTGGCCCGGACGTGGCTGCACGACCGCGACCACGCGGTTGCCCCAGCGCTCGTCGGGAACACCGACGACGAGCGCGTCGAAGACGGCAGGGTATGACTTCAACGCCCCCTCCACTTCTTCGGGGAAGATCTTCTCACCGCCGGAGTTGATGCTGACCGAGCCGCGTCCGAGCATCACAATGGTCCCGTCCGCCTCGATCGTCGCGTAGTCGCCGGGGATGGACCAGCGCTTGCCTTCGATCTCGATGAAGGTATCGGCTGTCTTTTGCGGATCCTTATAGTAGCCGATGGGGATGTTGCCGCTGCGCGCGAGTTTGCCGACGACGCCGGACCCGGGCGCCACGGGCTTGAAGTTCTCATCCAGCACCTCCACGTCCCGGCCCGGGTTGATGCGTACGCCGCGCTGCTGCGTGTCGGTGTGCTCCAGGCTTTCCTTGGTGACCGTGCTCATGCCGGTGAAGCCCTGCTCCGAGGAGCCGACAGCGTCCATCAGCATCGCATTGGGGAAGCGCTCGAGATACTGGGCCTTCACCGAGGGCGACAGGATGGCCGCCGTGCTCGTGATGATCATGACGGAGGACAGGTCGTAGCTGACCCCGGGCTCGCAGAGCGCCTCGATGAGCGGGCGGGCCATGGCGTCGCCGGTGAGCTGCAGCGAGTTGACCTTTTCGCGTTCGACCATGCGCCACACGGCGTGCGGATCGAAGCTGCCTGACCACAGGGCGATCTTCATGCCGATGAAGAACGGGCCGAGCACGGCCCACTGCGCCGCCCCGTGCATCAGCGGCGCCAGCGGAGCCATGGTCAGGTAATAGTCAGAGATCTTGTTGGTCAGCGTCTCCGGCCTCTCCGCCGGCT
Above is a genomic segment from Candidatus Binatia bacterium containing:
- a CDS encoding acyl-CoA synthetase — its product is MEFNVADLFEAAVDRIPEREALVCGPDRLTYALLDQRANRLAHFFQSLGLGRGDHIGIYGFNSSRWVEAMMAAYKIRAVPINVNYRYVEDELLYIFDNADLVALVHDAQFAPRIANVRGQVPNLRHCVAMDDGSGQDCSMLGAVDYERALAQGSPARDFGPRSADDLYLLYTGGTTGKPKGVIWRQQDVIFTLGGGIDHMTKEPAERPETLTNKISDYYLTMAPLAPLMHGAAQWAVLGPFFIGMKIALWSGSFDPHAVWRMVEREKVNSLQLTGDAMARPLIEALCEPGVSYDLSSVMIITSTAAILSPSVKAQYLERFPNAMLMDAVGSSEQGFTGMSTVTKESLEHTDTQQRGVRINPGRDVEVLDENFKPVAPGSGVVGKLARSGNIPIGYYKDPQKTADTFIEIEGKRWSIPGDYATIEADGTIVMLGRGSVSINSGGEKIFPEEVEGALKSYPAVFDALVVGVPDERWGNRVVAVVQPRPGQQPTLAELAAHCRTHIAGFKIPRELHLVEQIRRAPSGKPDYPWAQKLARGK